One window from the genome of Malacoplasma penetrans HF-2 encodes:
- a CDS encoding RNA-binding domain-containing protein, whose translation MNLGKESEVLEFKESTSELHSAIESIASILNKHDYGEIYFGVYDNGEPKGQIVTDSTIKKISDSILRDIEPRIIPTITEISIEGKSIIKVSFSGKNKPYSAFGKFLVRVGTQNRHMTREELKKLFLDSDYSYPWEKEINNKTLDEIDDKTLKKYYSEAISCGRLEMPNYNKEELLSVLEIYKNNKLNNAAFAIFGKNANIGLKMAAFATDVKLTFTYLDSIKDNIYNLINTAVSFILQHINWDIKIERKRIETPEIPQKAIREIVVNAFAHALYNPTPEIEINIHPNMVTIFNPGTFPEDLNPSDFVERNISSIKRNPLILDILYHCKDVEKSGTGFRRMDQLCKEANVSWKSEKTAYGFYFTFFRNKLKNEEVEKIQKDNSNSLEKEVLKLIMNYDMITKEEMSKILNKSPRTIQRVTSSLSSNGKIKWVRNKNTGYWKIL comes from the coding sequence ATGAATTTAGGAAAAGAAAGTGAAGTTTTAGAATTTAAAGAATCAACTAGTGAATTACATAGTGCAATTGAATCTATTGCTTCAATTTTAAATAAACATGATTATGGAGAAATTTATTTTGGTGTTTATGATAATGGGGAACCTAAGGGTCAAATAGTTACAGATTCAACTATTAAAAAAATCTCAGATTCTATTTTAAGAGACATAGAACCTCGTATTATTCCTACAATTACTGAAATAAGCATAGAAGGAAAATCAATAATAAAAGTAAGTTTTTCTGGAAAAAACAAACCATATTCTGCATTTGGTAAATTCTTAGTTAGAGTAGGTACACAAAATAGACACATGACAAGAGAGGAACTAAAAAAGTTATTTTTAGATTCTGATTATTCTTACCCTTGAGAAAAAGAGATTAACAACAAAACTTTGGATGAAATTGATGATAAAACCTTAAAAAAATATTATAGTGAGGCAATATCATGTGGAAGACTTGAAATGCCAAACTACAACAAAGAAGAATTATTATCAGTTTTAGAAATTTATAAAAATAATAAACTTAATAATGCTGCTTTTGCTATATTTGGTAAAAATGCAAATATTGGTTTAAAAATGGCTGCATTTGCTACAGATGTTAAATTAACATTTACATATTTGGACTCAATTAAAGATAATATCTACAACCTAATTAACACTGCTGTTTCTTTTATATTGCAACACATTAATTGAGACATAAAGATTGAGAGAAAAAGAATTGAAACTCCTGAAATACCTCAGAAAGCAATTAGAGAAATTGTTGTTAATGCATTTGCTCATGCTTTATATAACCCAACACCAGAAATAGAAATAAACATTCACCCAAACATGGTTACTATTTTTAATCCAGGTACATTCCCTGAAGATTTAAACCCTAGTGATTTTGTTGAAAGAAATATCTCTTCCATAAAAAGGAACCCATTAATTTTAGATATATTGTACCATTGTAAAGATGTAGAAAAATCTGGAACAGGTTTTAGAAGAATGGATCAACTTTGTAAAGAGGCTAATGTATCATGAAAAAGTGAAAAAACAGCATATGGATTTTATTTTACTTTTTTTAGAAACAAACTAAAAAATGAAGAAGTTGAAAAAATTCAAAAAGACAATTCAAATAGTTTAGAAAAAGAAGTCTTAAAACTAATAATGAACTATGACATGATTACAAAAGAAGAAATGTCTAAAATATTAAATAAATCTCCAAGAACAATTCAAAGAGTAACATCTTCTTTAAGTTCAAATGGAAAAATAAAATGAGTTAGAAATAAAAATACAGGTTATTGAAAAATTCTTTAA
- a CDS encoding P35 family lipoprotein has product MKTKKIKLLKTLALTGAFGIIATVPVIVSSCSTTSDNNGGNNNTGGGSGGGTTQTEKVTPKFKSSINLIGALTDIYNPSEGKNTNTLLGEEIKNNLDSAFENSNELENKNFAVTVKGNFSNSSWGGEQYTNGNWNGVTITDDNKLYYDSESPQIDISSLNDLKNKLSDETTLKEALSKAGVADTEGSTYTIKNRLGLTDNNLIHVNVEGKSSTATTQYDLQIPVSDINLDLSNVDISISGDDVNPVEESVNLNFNIGINSKTTYTAPTETQKLTKKATVDSVMEQLGFKATSTTKNVVRTSITLTQDNGASTTSLVGLDTDKIAESLGIFNTEFKNITLTRVSEWNPYDEVQENQNYLTYRIDITGSPKQGYYFDDGKTEDKTFSFNVNINQQTATFNNGNAGSISQQDIKWLNSNVENPTQQSSLNALKDKLTKHADGSQKDENIQKMLNTISGSLTVLGGLTDAHVKLLKDGSNDYIKASSGGKWQVRITASPNKGFSAVSNSDFSTFKMWVTVTVS; this is encoded by the coding sequence ATGAAAACTAAAAAAATTAAACTTTTGAAAACCCTAGCTTTAACCGGGGCTTTCGGAATTATTGCAACAGTTCCAGTAATTGTGTCTTCTTGTTCAACAACAAGTGATAACAATGGAGGAAACAATAATACAGGAGGAGGTTCCGGGGGTGGAACAACACAGACTGAGAAAGTAACTCCTAAATTCAAATCTTCAATAAATTTAATTGGTGCATTAACTGATATTTATAATCCTAGTGAAGGGAAAAATACTAATACTTTACTTGGGGAAGAAATAAAAAATAATTTAGATTCAGCTTTTGAAAACTCTAATGAATTAGAAAATAAAAATTTTGCTGTAACAGTGAAAGGTAATTTTTCAAATTCAAGTTGAGGTGGCGAACAATATACAAATGGGAATTGAAATGGTGTAACAATAACAGATGATAATAAGTTATATTATGACTCAGAATCTCCACAAATAGACATTTCTTCATTAAATGATTTAAAAAATAAATTAAGTGATGAAACAACATTAAAAGAAGCTTTATCAAAAGCTGGTGTTGCTGATACTGAAGGTTCAACATATACTATTAAAAATAGATTAGGTTTAACTGATAACAATTTAATCCATGTTAATGTTGAAGGAAAGAGTTCAACTGCAACAACACAATATGATCTGCAAATACCTGTTTCAGATATTAATTTAGATCTTTCTAATGTTGATATTTCTATTTCAGGTGATGATGTTAATCCTGTAGAAGAATCAGTTAATTTAAACTTCAATATAGGTATAAATAGTAAAACAACTTATACTGCTCCAACAGAAACTCAAAAACTTACAAAAAAAGCAACAGTGGATTCAGTAATGGAACAACTTGGATTTAAAGCAACATCAACAACTAAAAATGTTGTAAGAACAAGCATTACTTTAACCCAAGATAATGGTGCATCTACAACATCTTTAGTTGGATTAGATACAGATAAGATTGCTGAATCACTTGGAATTTTTAATACAGAATTCAAAAACATTACTTTAACTAGAGTTAGTGAATGAAATCCTTATGATGAAGTTCAAGAAAATCAAAATTACTTAACTTATAGGATTGATATAACAGGAAGTCCAAAACAAGGATATTATTTTGATGATGGAAAAACAGAAGATAAAACTTTTAGTTTTAATGTAAACATCAATCAGCAAACTGCTACTTTTAATAATGGCAATGCTGGTAGTATTTCTCAACAGGATATCAAATGATTAAATTCAAATGTTGAAAACCCAACTCAACAATCTAGCCTAAATGCTTTAAAAGATAAACTTACTAAGCATGCTGATGGTTCTCAAAAAGATGAAAACATACAAAAGATGTTAAACACCATCTCGGGATCATTAACAGTATTAGGTGGTTTAACTGATGCACATGTAAAATTATTAAAAGATGGCAGTAATGATTATATAAAAGCTTCTTCTGGGGGTAAGTGACAAGTAAGGATTACAGCATCTCCAAACAAAGGGTTTTCAGCTGTATCAAATAGTGATTTTAGTACATTTAAAATGTGGGTTACTGTAACAGTTTCTTAG
- a CDS encoding lipoprotein 17-related variable surface protein codes for MNNTSKKISLAITSSILSVATGLSIAIPIAGNTAKDTSIANVSSVNQATESSPIIASEVNDQNANLSTSNGPITFLGDKITALDWFGNKLWEIDFSKLVEGSNGQIGGGSSNFTGAWKRTWWNWDYNRATDTIWVIGYWSNTTKKQPLFEIKASNGEILNKHEIDYSKFGSDFPNPNIGTVYRFITSLSSGKVMIYGGAGNSYDAKGVLYDPKNKTATLIKGDSASTEILPMNNTSYGTKYKWYFFNLIPIATNRNIVEVVNFVDEGSITGDNGAGKANYNIYFLLVDDNLNMIHKKDSSSPWAKHVQVASGMQGFRNSKITPQRDYYSLLDGKVVTVVYNTAIIIDGKSNDTKIGTFPMTDSKWIKSWAFDSNQNLYFKFKGEKIVYKVSGSAWDNLGSNLGNKTISPDRYLDLGGVTAIKDYADNMTIYNVYGFTGQLMMINSKYNENVDTNNSSLSETNTGNYGLAIAVNQNSTNQNVGDYKGILNGPDSIQKASDFNLSDSARTSKIPSEITKDDIVTTNGFLKNSTDFKIVSMDDTKGSIEIETNLYQIPWFATRLPDNISPKTVRKTYTTDNKIQNKTSWKTLSNTTDYDFVNMKPTTIQREDVENLDPFQVSFQSQIITNANGAQLYPKKTYSVSEQNDSAGTVKVTVKYEYIPMGITYTGNNSSQIKSYETNTTYNVFNSTTTTPAFHFAGQRTSEASVDIRQVSELKNLLSANTLPSSFSNLNTSTDKTNSGFLQFINTNTSKGYPISKMTFKVTANDSAGTLKIEATMPSSNSPTGNQQSFNVTYTNLNKSTNYKFGFKTVNTIGGQNIKSILPSAVTDGDIINNFIEYTGFSSNDFSIAKTIDDEKGTLTVAINLDKDYAQAIGNGSLGFKNYSATRVFSGFMTRDEYNQRFDVQFVKDSSSQLLQLKQLQVSEIFSSLTGTSPKGLTVENTNYKNLNDLIDKLLIESRGSSIPTANSWSNNTKISSSMNYDNAQGTISFYIKIDKSLVDGSNSDLNLVVNYTGFVKGNVDTTNDNLSFVADNMLESYLISSKDTTEEQFKTFNPTTFAEWLKANDNEKALKLISYKSGEYITHLTSKKYKLSVIANETQRTVDIFINFDELKDNKSLREYSVTYTI; via the coding sequence ATGAATAACACATCTAAAAAAATATCTTTGGCAATAACTAGTTCTATTTTAAGTGTAGCAACAGGTTTATCTATTGCTATACCAATTGCAGGTAATACAGCGAAAGATACATCTATTGCTAATGTTTCTTCTGTTAATCAAGCTACTGAAAGTAGCCCAATAATTGCATCAGAAGTTAATGACCAAAATGCTAATTTATCTACATCTAATGGACCTATTACATTTTTAGGTGACAAAATTACTGCTCTTGATTGATTTGGTAATAAATTATGAGAAATTGATTTTTCAAAATTAGTTGAAGGGTCCAATGGACAAATAGGAGGGGGTAGCAGCAATTTCACTGGAGCATGAAAACGTACATGATGAAATTGAGATTATAATAGAGCAACAGATACAATATGAGTTATTGGGTATTGATCTAACACCACAAAAAAACAGCCATTATTTGAAATAAAAGCTTCTAATGGAGAAATACTTAATAAGCATGAAATTGATTATAGTAAGTTTGGATCAGATTTCCCTAATCCTAATATTGGTACAGTTTATCGTTTCATTACATCATTATCTTCTGGCAAGGTGATGATTTATGGTGGTGCAGGTAACTCATATGATGCAAAAGGTGTTTTATATGATCCAAAAAATAAAACTGCAACATTAATAAAGGGTGATTCAGCTAGCACTGAGATTTTACCTATGAATAATACTTCATATGGGACTAAATATAAATGATATTTCTTTAATTTAATTCCAATTGCAACAAATAGAAATATTGTAGAAGTTGTTAATTTTGTGGATGAAGGTTCAATAACAGGGGACAATGGTGCAGGTAAAGCTAACTATAATATTTACTTTTTATTGGTTGATGACAACTTGAATATGATTCATAAAAAAGATTCTAGTAGCCCTTGAGCTAAGCATGTTCAAGTAGCTAGTGGAATGCAAGGTTTTAGAAATTCTAAAATTACACCCCAACGTGATTACTATTCTTTATTAGATGGGAAAGTGGTTACCGTGGTTTACAATACTGCAATTATTATTGATGGTAAGAGTAATGATACTAAAATTGGTACTTTCCCAATGACTGATTCAAAATGAATCAAATCATGGGCTTTTGACTCTAATCAAAACTTATACTTTAAATTTAAAGGTGAAAAGATTGTTTATAAAGTTTCAGGGTCTGCTTGGGATAATTTGGGAAGTAATTTAGGTAATAAAACTATTTCACCAGATAGATATTTAGATTTAGGTGGTGTAACTGCTATTAAAGATTATGCAGATAATATGACCATTTATAATGTGTATGGTTTTACTGGTCAGTTAATGATGATTAACTCTAAGTATAATGAAAATGTTGATACTAATAATTCATCATTAAGTGAAACAAATACAGGCAATTATGGTTTGGCAATTGCTGTTAACCAAAATAGCACTAATCAAAATGTTGGTGACTATAAAGGGATATTAAATGGACCAGATAGTATACAAAAAGCTTCAGATTTTAATCTAAGTGATTCAGCAAGAACATCAAAAATTCCAAGTGAAATTACAAAAGATGACATTGTAACAACAAATGGATTTTTAAAAAATTCTACTGACTTTAAAATAGTTTCTATGGATGACACAAAAGGAAGTATAGAAATAGAAACTAATTTATATCAAATCCCTTGATTTGCTACTAGATTACCAGATAACATTTCTCCTAAAACAGTTAGAAAAACTTATACAACTGATAATAAAATACAAAATAAAACTTCATGAAAAACACTATCAAACACTACTGATTATGATTTTGTAAATATGAAACCAACTACTATTCAAAGAGAAGATGTTGAAAACTTAGATCCTTTTCAAGTTTCATTCCAATCTCAAATTATTACAAATGCAAATGGCGCCCAACTTTATCCTAAAAAAACTTATAGTGTTTCAGAACAAAATGATTCTGCAGGAACAGTAAAAGTAACAGTTAAGTATGAATATATTCCTATGGGAATAACTTATACTGGCAACAATAGTTCTCAAATAAAATCTTATGAAACTAATACAACTTACAATGTGTTTAACAGTACTACAACTACTCCTGCATTCCACTTTGCTGGACAAAGAACTAGTGAAGCATCAGTTGATATAAGACAAGTATCAGAACTTAAAAATTTATTAAGTGCTAATACTTTACCATCTTCATTTAGCAATCTAAATACTTCAACAGATAAAACAAATTCAGGATTCTTACAATTTATAAATACAAACACTAGTAAAGGTTATCCAATTTCTAAGATGACATTTAAAGTTACAGCAAATGATTCTGCTGGTACTTTAAAAATAGAAGCAACAATGCCAAGTTCTAATTCACCAACTGGAAATCAACAATCATTCAATGTAACTTATACTAATTTAAATAAATCAACAAATTATAAATTTGGATTTAAAACGGTAAATACAATTGGTGGACAAAACATTAAATCCATTCTTCCATCTGCTGTAACTGATGGAGATATTATCAATAACTTTATAGAATATACTGGATTTAGTTCAAATGATTTTTCAATTGCTAAAACTATAGATGATGAAAAGGGAACATTAACAGTAGCAATAAACTTAGATAAAGACTATGCACAAGCTATTGGGAATGGTTCATTAGGATTTAAAAATTATAGTGCAACTAGAGTGTTTAGTGGTTTTATGACAAGAGATGAATATAACCAAAGATTTGATGTTCAATTTGTAAAAGATAGTAGTTCACAATTACTTCAATTAAAACAACTTCAAGTTTCTGAAATATTCTCTAGTTTAACTGGAACTAGTCCTAAAGGACTAACTGTAGAAAATACAAATTATAAAAATCTAAATGATTTAATTGATAAACTATTGATTGAAAGTAGAGGAAGTTCAATTCCTACTGCTAATTCATGATCTAATAATACAAAAATTAGTTCATCAATGAATTATGATAATGCACAAGGAACAATTAGTTTTTATATAAAAATAGATAAGTCATTAGTAGATGGGTCTAATAGTGATTTAAACTTAGTAGTTAATTACACTGGATTTGTTAAAGGTAATGTAGATACTACAAATGATAACTTATCATTTGTAGCTGATAATATGTTAGAAAGTTATTTGATAAGTAGTAAAGATACTACTGAAGAACAATTTAAAACATTTAATCCTACAACTTTTGCAGAATGATTAAAAGCAAATGATAATGAAAAAGCTTTAAAACTTATTTCTTATAAGAGTGGAGAATATATAACTCACTTAACAAGTAAAAAATATAAACTGTCTGTAATTGCAAATGAAACACAAAGAACTGTTGATATTTTTATTAACTTTGATGAGTTAAAAGATAATAAGTCATTAAGAGAATATTCTGTGACTTATACAATTTAG
- a CDS encoding GNAT family N-acetyltransferase, with the protein MKNKNIIKTQLETNRIIIRSFTLEDKNDFYEYAKVEGVGERAGWKHHKNIEETETILKILISGGNFYALVWKENNKVIGSFGIETPSYKTVKIGYALSKDYWNLGIMTEVTKHIIDFIFTNSGFNKILVSHFDENTASKKVIEKSGFKYFNRDKCNFPIGEKFTNEYILKKPIFYKIKKKLIKNNFVWLK; encoded by the coding sequence ATGAAAAACAAAAATATTATCAAAACCCAATTAGAAACAAATAGGATAATCATAAGATCTTTTACTTTAGAAGATAAAAATGATTTTTATGAATATGCAAAAGTTGAAGGAGTAGGTGAACGTGCAGGATGAAAGCACCATAAAAACATTGAAGAAACTGAAACAATATTAAAGATCTTAATTAGTGGTGGAAATTTTTATGCACTAGTGTGAAAAGAAAACAACAAAGTAATTGGTAGTTTTGGTATTGAAACACCTTCATATAAAACAGTTAAGATCGGATATGCACTATCAAAAGATTATTGAAATCTTGGAATAATGACTGAAGTTACTAAACACATAATTGATTTTATTTTTACCAATTCTGGTTTTAATAAAATATTAGTAAGCCACTTTGATGAAAATACAGCAAGTAAAAAAGTTATTGAAAAATCTGGATTTAAATACTTTAATAGAGATAAATGTAATTTTCCAATTGGTGAAAAATTCACTAATGAATACATTCTGAAAAAACCTATATTTTATAAAATAAAAAAGAAATTAATTAAAAACAACTTTGTTTGATTAAAGTAA
- a CDS encoding lipoprotein 17-related variable surface protein, with product MKKLSKKISLVITSSILSIATGISIALPISNSALLNSSITNITSKNQATESSPVIPSEVNDQNANISTKNGPVTFLGNKITALDWFGNKLWDIDFTTLIPDQNGNKNEGQQSQSLTYSGPWSRAWFNWDYNRNTDLIWILGYWSNNKKTQPLLGIQASNGQVKHTYNLSYDGVLNNVGTGTAYRFVSALSSGKVMVYGGAGSPYDAKGILYDPDSNSTSVISGDSAKNEILPTNDETYGKKYRWYFFNLIPIGNNKNLVEVLPFSRDESVDDGGFPNANYNVYFLLVDDKLNMIHKEGTWSKLVKVADGMQNYRNTKITPQRDYYTMLDGKVVTVVYNTAIVIDGKNDNIQFGVYPMSEKKWIKSWAFDSNQNLYFKFKDESKVYKVSGSVWQTLNNSTTNSNVPLDLYLDLAGIQDIKSYANDLIMYNVYGYTGQLMMINSKYNAKVDTTNSTITVDTNDQKYGLAIAVNQNSSNQTKGDYKGMLNGDNSFQKTSNFELSASAKSSKIPSEITKEDIVASNGFLKNPSDFTIKEMDDKTGTIKIECKLYQVPWFTDKLPDDISPKIIEHEYKTDKTISDKTSWKNLTTSTDYDFLNMKPTTIQKGDVENLDPFQVSFQSQTIVDKNGNTLYPKKTYDVKDKDDAKGTVKVTVKYEYIPMGITYKDSTSVRSYDAETTYNVFKSSTTPAFKFMGQTNSEPSINIQNVSELKNLLSANTLPSSFLSLNSSSDKTNSGFLQFVNTNTSKGYPISKMNFTVTADDRQGSLSIKGVMPNTYSPTGNQETFSITYTNLNKASNYKFDFKTVSSIGNQSIKSILPSAITDGDIINNFISYTGFNSNDFSITKTVNDETGELTVAINLDKKYASEIGDGSYGFKNYSATKTFTGFMTKDEYNKRFDVQFVKDDDSKLIQLKQMQVSKIYDSFSGTNTTPLTVGNKTYNTLKDLIKELLVESIGTAIPTSWNDATITAEMHADNSQGTISFYVKIPKEKITGANSDINLVANYTGFVKGNAVQTGDNLSFVADNMLKSYLLSNGDISSEEEFNKFTPDTFAKWLTDNNNEKALKLISYKSGQYEDLLKDSTKYSLTVLSNPTQRKVDIFVRFNGVTNNQSLTEYSVTYTI from the coding sequence ATGAAAAAACTGTCTAAAAAAATATCTTTAGTAATTACCAGTTCAATTTTAAGTATTGCAACTGGAATATCCATTGCTTTACCTATATCCAATTCAGCATTATTAAATTCTAGTATTACAAATATTACTAGTAAGAATCAAGCTACAGAAAGTAGTCCTGTAATCCCTTCTGAAGTTAATGATCAAAATGCTAATATTTCAACAAAGAATGGACCTGTAACTTTTTTAGGAAATAAAATCACTGCTCTTGATTGGTTTGGTAATAAATTGTGAGATATTGATTTTACTACATTAATACCTGATCAAAATGGCAACAAAAATGAAGGACAACAAAGTCAATCTTTAACTTATAGTGGGCCTTGATCTAGGGCTTGATTTAACTGAGACTATAATAGAAATACAGATTTAATATGGATTTTGGGTTATTGATCTAATAATAAAAAAACTCAACCACTGTTGGGTATTCAAGCTTCTAATGGTCAAGTAAAACATACTTATAATTTAAGTTATGATGGTGTTTTAAATAATGTTGGAACAGGTACAGCTTATCGTTTTGTTTCTGCTTTAAGTTCGGGAAAAGTTATGGTTTATGGTGGTGCAGGAAGCCCTTATGATGCAAAAGGAATTTTATATGATCCAGATAGTAATAGCACTTCTGTAATTTCAGGAGATTCTGCAAAAAATGAAATTCTACCAACTAATGATGAAACATATGGTAAAAAATATAGATGATATTTCTTTAATTTAATACCTATTGGAAACAACAAGAACTTAGTAGAGGTTTTACCATTTTCAAGAGATGAATCAGTAGATGATGGTGGTTTTCCAAATGCTAATTACAATGTTTATTTCTTACTTGTAGATGACAAGTTAAATATGATTCATAAAGAAGGCACATGATCAAAATTAGTTAAAGTTGCAGATGGTATGCAAAACTATAGAAATACTAAAATTACTCCTCAACGTGATTATTACACTATGTTAGATGGTAAAGTAGTAACTGTTGTTTACAATACTGCAATTGTTATTGATGGAAAGAATGATAACATTCAGTTTGGTGTTTATCCAATGTCTGAAAAGAAATGAATAAAATCATGAGCATTTGATTCAAACCAAAATTTATACTTTAAATTTAAGGATGAATCAAAAGTCTATAAAGTTTCAGGTTCTGTTTGACAAACACTAAACAATAGTACAACTAATAGCAATGTTCCTTTAGATTTATATTTAGATTTAGCTGGAATTCAAGATATTAAGAGTTATGCTAATGACCTAATTATGTATAACGTTTATGGTTATACTGGACAATTAATGATGATCAATTCTAAATATAATGCAAAGGTTGATACTACTAACTCAACTATAACAGTTGATACCAATGATCAGAAATATGGTTTAGCTATAGCTGTAAATCAAAACTCTTCTAATCAAACAAAAGGTGATTATAAGGGTATGCTTAATGGGGATAACAGTTTTCAAAAAACTTCAAATTTTGAATTAAGTGCATCAGCTAAAAGTTCAAAAATCCCTAGTGAAATCACAAAAGAAGATATTGTTGCATCTAATGGATTTTTAAAAAATCCAAGTGACTTCACAATAAAAGAAATGGATGACAAAACTGGTACTATAAAAATTGAATGTAAATTATATCAGGTTCCATGATTTACAGATAAACTCCCAGATGATATATCTCCTAAAATAATTGAACATGAATATAAAACAGATAAAACCATCAGTGACAAAACATCTTGAAAGAATCTTACAACATCAACTGATTATGACTTCTTAAATATGAAACCAACCACTATTCAAAAAGGGGATGTTGAAAATTTAGATCCTTTCCAAGTTTCATTTCAATCTCAAACAATTGTTGATAAAAACGGGAATACTTTATACCCTAAAAAAACATATGATGTAAAAGATAAAGATGATGCTAAAGGTACAGTTAAAGTAACTGTAAAATATGAATATATTCCAATGGGGATAACTTATAAAGATAGCACTTCTGTTAGAAGTTATGATGCAGAAACTACTTATAATGTATTTAAAAGTTCTACTACTCCTGCATTTAAATTCATGGGTCAAACTAATTCTGAACCATCAATAAATATTCAAAATGTTTCAGAACTTAAAAATCTGCTAAGTGCAAATACTTTACCATCTTCATTTTTAAGTTTAAATTCATCATCTGATAAAACAAATTCAGGATTCTTACAATTTGTTAATACAAACACTAGTAAAGGTTATCCAATCTCTAAAATGAACTTTACAGTAACTGCAGATGATAGACAAGGATCATTATCTATAAAAGGTGTTATGCCAAACACTTATTCTCCAACAGGAAATCAAGAAACATTTAGTATTACTTATACTAATTTAAACAAAGCATCAAATTATAAATTTGATTTTAAAACTGTTTCATCTATTGGTAATCAAAGTATCAAATCTATTCTTCCTTCAGCAATTACAGATGGAGATATTATTAATAACTTTATAAGTTATACAGGATTTAATTCAAATGATTTTTCAATTACTAAAACAGTAAATGATGAAACTGGTGAATTAACAGTAGCAATTAATTTAGATAAAAAATATGCTAGTGAAATTGGTGATGGTAGCTATGGTTTTAAAAATTATAGTGCTACAAAAACATTTACTGGATTTATGACTAAAGATGAATATAATAAGAGATTTGATGTTCAATTTGTAAAAGATGATGATAGTAAATTAATACAATTAAAACAAATGCAAGTTTCAAAGATATATGATAGTTTTAGTGGTACTAATACAACTCCATTAACAGTGGGTAATAAAACTTATAATACATTAAAAGATTTAATTAAAGAGCTATTAGTAGAAAGTATTGGAACAGCAATCCCAACTTCTTGAAATGATGCTACAATCACTGCAGAAATGCATGCTGATAATTCCCAAGGTACAATAAGCTTTTATGTAAAAATACCAAAAGAAAAAATTACTGGTGCTAATAGTGATATCAACTTAGTTGCCAACTATACAGGATTTGTTAAAGGTAATGCCGTACAAACTGGAGATAACTTATCATTTGTAGCAGACAATATGTTAAAAAGTTATTTATTAAGTAATGGAGATATAAGTTCTGAAGAAGAGTTTAATAAATTTACTCCTGATACTTTTGCTAAATGATTAACTGATAACAATAATGAAAAGGCATTAAAACTTATTTCTTATAAAAGTGGTCAGTATGAAGATTTATTAAAAGATTCTACTAAATACAGCTTAACAGTTCTATCAAACCCTACACAAAGAAAAGTAGATATATTTGTTCGTTTCAATGGTGTTACAAACAATCAATCATTAACTGAATACTCAGTAACTTATACTATTTAA
- a CDS encoding GNAT family N-acetyltransferase, protein MNNHLIKNIIETKRLYLRPLKIEDLNDFYEFAKVEGVGESAGWFHHKDIEYSKKILIKMINSKQDYAIVYKENNKVIGELGIFNKYENDKLMIGFVLNKDYWNKGLATEIVKELIDYIFTNTDHQQIYMGHFESNLASKRVVEKCGFKFYKKYNSPPNAFEIGNVVLIDYILEKPNDYENKKKENPSQFEWLK, encoded by the coding sequence ATGAACAATCATTTAATTAAAAATATTATTGAAACCAAAAGACTATATTTAAGACCTTTAAAAATAGAGGACTTAAATGATTTTTATGAATTTGCCAAAGTTGAAGGAGTTGGTGAAAGTGCTGGCTGATTTCACCACAAAGATATTGAATATTCTAAAAAGATATTAATAAAGATGATTAATAGCAAACAAGACTATGCAATTGTATATAAAGAAAATAATAAAGTTATTGGTGAACTTGGCATCTTTAATAAATATGAAAATGATAAATTAATGATTGGTTTTGTACTTAACAAAGATTATTGAAATAAAGGTTTAGCTACCGAAATAGTAAAAGAGCTAATTGATTATATTTTTACAAACACAGATCATCAACAAATTTATATGGGGCATTTTGAATCAAATTTGGCAAGTAAAAGAGTTGTTGAAAAATGTGGTTTCAAATTTTATAAAAAATATAATAGTCCACCTAATGCATTTGAAATTGGTAATGTGGTATTAATAGATTACATATTAGAAAAACCAAATGACTATGAAAATAAAAAGAAGGAAAATCCATCTCAGTTTGAGTGATTAAAGTAA